One window from the genome of Labeo rohita strain BAU-BD-2019 chromosome 10, IGBB_LRoh.1.0, whole genome shotgun sequence encodes:
- the zgc:113625 gene encoding GTPase IMAP family member 7 produces MAGCLCCRRPPPSFPPGSSLRIVLIGKTGVGKSAVGNTILRRKVFESSPSANSVTERCKKALVSDQREISVIDTPGILDTSKSKDLIKREIVRCIQVSAPGPHVFLLVLQIGRFTTEEQRSVQALQELFGEEASKYMIVVFTHGDALSAQTIEDYVKNGHAELRRVIQSCGSRFVVFDNTDMKNRAQVMTLIKKIDEMVAANGGNCFTQEMFREAEEKIQQQKVDRAVAELLEYQFSFLGVLDNRVALFQQVLMEGLREQFALDSGSYDYQRDLENSFM; encoded by the exons ATGGCCGGTTGCCTATGTTGTcgtcgtcctcctccttctttTCCGCCAG GTTCATCACTTCGCATAGTATTAATTGGAAAAACTGGAGTCGGAAAAAGTGCTGTGGGAAACACTATCCTTCGCAGAAAGGTTTTTGAATCAAGCCCTTCTGCAAACTCTGTCACGGAGCGGTGCAAAAAAGCACTGGTCAGTGACCAAAGAGAGATTTCCGTGATTGACACGCCCGGAATCTTGGATACCAGTAAATCAAAAGACCTCATCAAAAGAGAAATAGTGAGATGTATTCAGGTTTCAGCACCAGGTCCTCACGTGTTCCTGCTGGTGTTACAAATTGGCCGTTTCACTACTGAGGAGCAAAGATCAGTCCAGGCCCTGCAAGAGCTCTTTGGAGAAGAAGCTTCAAAATACATGATAGTGGTCTTCACTCATGGAGACGCACTTAGTGCTCAAACAATTGAAGACTATGTGAAAAATGGCCATGCAGAGCTTCGTAGAGTGATCCAGAGTTGTGGTAgtagatttgttgtttttgataACACTGATATGAAGAATCGAGCTCAAGTGATGACATTAATTAAGAAAATCGATGAAATGGTGGCAGCAAATGGAGGAAATTGCTTCACTCAAGAAATGTTTAGAGAAGCGGAAGAAAAGATTCAGCAACAGAAAGTGGACAGAGCGGTCGCAGAGCTTCTAGAATATCAGTTTAGCTTTCTTGGGGTTCTTGACAACAGAGTTGCTTTGTTCCAACAAGTACTGATGGAAGGCCTTCGCGAACAGTTTGCTCTTGACAGTGGCAGTTACGATTACCAAAGAGACTTAGAAAACTCATTTATGTGA
- the zgc:172131 gene encoding GTPase IMAP family member 8: MLVSPCQKEMATLKSSVEAFFLLGANRWCKCLVGNNILGFEHFLPEQSKYDEEVSVQIGVQWITVINEPQTVFKRYMEASPRCPCMILFVLLHDHVSQRDVETLSHFQQMFGKKMKENTVVVLVSSDDKTSARPNKVTNENLESILYQSGWKVCDFNKNLKQSDFIKELITCWKGVHERHINEHESSSLSAEKEIWKPQEAKTKEHISDKIHNNTSGGHYPTSVERETRRPQKAMPQVHVSGENQAAIKKKNTLTIVLLGQTGSGKSASGNTILRKRHFESHASSVPVTQVCQAAEEIVCGIKICVIDTPDFFEEYLQNQQKQIKKCKELAQPGPDVYLLVMELGRYTDGEREIVQNIQRAFGAEVVKDTIVLFTSKEKLRGKTLAEYVKNTDTQLQKLIRTCGSRCHAFNNNDHSVSQVEMLLKMILEMKKKNGNTDTENFSFSQESEKKDCRIQ, encoded by the exons ATGCTGGTTTCACCATGTCAAAAG GAGATGGCCACACTCAAGAGTTCTGTGGAGGCATTTTTTCTGCTGGGTGCAAACAGGTGGTGTAAGTGTCTGGTGGGAAATAATATTCTTGGGTTTGAACATTTCCTGCCAGAGCAGTCAAAATATGATGAAGAGGTTTCAGTGCAGATAGGTGTCCAATGGATTACTGTTATTAATGAGCCTCAGACTGTATTTAAGAGGTATATGGAGGCATCACCTAGGTGTCCatgtatgattttatttgttctgCTACATGACCATGTTTCTCAGAGGGATGTAGAAACACTGTCACATTTTCAGCAGATGTTTGGAAAGAAAATGAAGGAAAATACTGTTGTAGTTTTGGTCAGTAGTGATGATAAGACATCAGCAAGGCCAAACAAAGTAACAAATGAAAACCTGGAAAGCATTCTCTATCAAAGTGGATGGAAAGTGTGTGATTTTAACAAAAATCTAAAGCAAAGCGACTTCATCAAAGAGCTGATTACATGTTGGAAGGGCGTGCATGAGCGGCACATAAACGAGCATGAAAG CTCATCCCTGTCTGCGGAGAAGGAGATCTGGAAACCGCAGGAAGCAAAGACAAAAGAGCATATATCAGataaaattcataataataCCAGTGGGGGACACTATCCCACATCTGTGGAAAGGGAGACAAGGAGACCACAGAAAGCAATGCCACAAGTGCATGTATCAG gAGAAAACCAAGCTGCTATCAAGAAGAAAAACACCCTGACCATCGTGCTTCTGGGACAGACAGGAAGTGGAAAGAGCGCTTCTGGAAACACCATCCTAAGAAAGCGTCATTTTGAATCACATGCCAGTTCTGTGCCGGTAACACAGGTGTGCCAGGCGGCAGAGGAAATTGTTTGTGGAATCAAAATCTGTGTCATTGACACCCCAGATTTCTTTGAAGAATATCTACAAAATCAGCAAAAACAGATAAAGAAGTGCAAAGAGCTCGCTCAGCCAGGGCCTGACGTGTATTTACTGGTCATGGAGCTTGGCCGTTAcacagatggagagagagagatagttCAGAACATACAAAGAGCATTTGGTGCAGAAGTGGTAAAAGACACCATTGTTCTGTTCACTAGCAAGGAGAAATTAAGAGGGAAAACTCTAGCAGAGTATGTTAAAAACACTGACACACAACTGCAAAAGCTGATCAGGACCTGTGGGTCAAGATGTCATGCATTTAACAACAATGACCATAGTGTTTCACAGGTTGAGATGCTATTAAAGATGATTTTGGAAATGAAGAAGAAAAATGGAAATACCGACACAGAAAACTTCTCATTTAGTCAGGAATCAGAGAAAAAAGACTGCAGAATTCAATAG
- the LOC127171871 gene encoding trace amine-associated receptor 13c yields the protein MSNWGATNTDNETIQYCFPNNNLSCTKSLKPGAEYVIVYIFISTISVFTVFLNLLVIISIAHFKQLQTPTNVLIFSLAVADLTVGLILMPVQGIKLIEPCWYFGEIFCSIFPFIFYVVVTASLGNLIIISVDRYIAVNDPLRYPVRVNTNKAVFSIVVNWAFSCIYSFVLLYESILYPEKNHTCVGECILFIKLGYIITDVCVTLVTPCFLIISLYMKICFVAKHQAEHINSLSDKKAKSEKKAARTLGIVVIVYLLCWIPYYIAALTLGQDSGDSLVINIMYWILCMNSCLNPLIYAMFYRWFRISTKYILTLKIFEPSSEYFNLLMQEK from the coding sequence ATGTCTAACTGGGGAGCGACAAACACGGACAATGAAACCATTCAGTACTGCTTTCCAAATAACAATCTGTCTTGTACCAAAAGCCTAAAACCTGGAGCCGAGTATGTTATTGTGTACATATTCATTTCTACAATATCAGTGTTTACTGTGTTTCTGAACTTGTTGGTGATCATATCCATCGCTCACTTCAAACAACTCCAGACTCCAACCAATGTGCTGATCTTCTCTCTGGCAGTGGCTGATCTGACTGTGGGACTGATTCTTATGCCAGTACAGGGCATCAAATTGATTGAGCCATGTTGGTACTTTGGAGAAATATTTTGCTCAATATTTCCTTTTATATTCTATGTGGTTGTTACAGCATCTCTTGGTAATTTGATTATTATATCTGTGGATCGTTACATTGCTGTGAATGACCCTTTGCGATATCCAGTAAGGGTCAATACTAACAAAGCAGTTTTTTCTATTGTTGTAAACTGGGCATTTTCCTGTATATattcttttgttcttttgtatGAGTCTATACTGTATCCAGAGAAAAATCATACGTGTGTTGGAGagtgtatactttttattaaGTTGGGATATATCATAACAGATGTTTGTGTTACGCTAGTAACACcgtgttttttaataatttctttatatatgaaaatctgCTTCGTAGCAAAACATCAAGCTGAGCATATAAATTCACTGTCAGACAAAAAAGccaaatcagaaaaaaaggcTGCAAGAACATTAGGGATTGTTGTAATCGTTTATCTTCTTTGTTGGATACCATATTATATAGCTGCTCTTACGCTTGGGCAAGACTCAGGTGACTCTcttgttattaatataatgtattggATTTTATGCATGAATTCATGCTTGAATCCACTTATTTATGCAATGTTTTATAGATGGTTTCGAATATcgacaaaatacattttgactCTGAAAATATTTGAACCTTCATCAGAATACTTCAACCTGCTCATGCAAGAGAAATGA
- the LOC127172369 gene encoding trace amine-associated receptor 13c, with translation MKRQKGEQNKLLTGGNSLMAYETEDLEIQYCFPAINSSCIKGKRSRHEYNVLYAFFSLLSAWTVFLNLLVIISISHFKKLHTPTNLIILSLAVADLFIGLIVIPIEAIKLTETCWYFGDKFCGVFINTLGLLLSASLSNLVLIAVDRFVAVCCPLQYPHKITTTKTLISIVFCWFCSSAYNTAIVINNGYFDNIHRTDVCYGECPYIMSFAWRASDLILSFLSPCIVIIMLYLRIFYVAQRQVKIINVLLKTGKSIMEDTFKKKSESKAALTLGIIVTVHLLCWIPFHILSLSASTVNTEIMSKFLTWTLYVNSSLNPIVYALFYPWFKKAIKYILTFRLCKPASSHMDIFNDYH, from the coding sequence ATGAAAAGACAGAAAGGAGAGCAGAACAAACTCCTAACAGGAGGAAACTCACTCATGGCCTATGAGACAGAGGATCTTGAGATTCAATACTGCTTTCCTGCCATCAACTCATCATGCATCAAGGGAAAACGCTCCAGACATgaatacaatgttttatatgcgtttttttcattgttgtcAGCATGGACTGTGTTTCTGAATCTGCTGGTGATCATCTCCATCTCTCACTTCAAGAAGCTTCACACTCCAACCAACCTGATCATTCTCTCTCTGGCTGTGGCCGACCTGTTTATTGGACTTATTGTGATACCCATAGAGGCCATCAAACTAACTGAGACGTGCTGGTACTTTGGAGACAAATTTTGTGGAGTGTTTATAAACACCCTTGGACTGCTTCTCTCAGCATCTCTcagtaatttagttttaatcgCTGTTGATCGTTTTGTGGCTGTGTGTTGTCCTTTACAGTACCCACATAAAATAACCAcaactaaaactttaataagCATTGTTTTCTGCTGGTTTTGTTCCTCAGCTTACAACACTGCCATTGTAATTAATAACGGATATTTTGACAATATTCACAGAACAGATGTGTGCTATGGAGAGTGCCCTTATATCATGAGTTTTGCCTGGAGAGCCAGTGACCTGATCTTGTCTTTTTTGTCTCCTTGTATAGTTAtcataatgttatatttaagaatattctATGTTGCACAACGGcaagttaaaattataaatgtacttttaaagacTGGAAAAAGTATAATGGAGgacacttttaaaaagaaatctgaGAGCAAGGCTGCTCTAACATTGGGAATAATTGTGACAGTTCACCTGCTTTGCTGGATTCCATTTCACATTCTTTCTTTATCAGCATCCACAGTCAATACTGAAATTATGTCAAAATTTCTCACATGGACTTTGTATGTTAACTCGAGTCTAAATCCTATTGTCTATGCTTTATTTTACCCCTGGTTTAAAAAGGcaattaaatatatcttaacCTTTAGATTATGTAAGCCAGCATCCTCTCACATGGACATATTTAATGATTACCATTAA
- the LOC127172371 gene encoding trace amine-associated receptor 13c-like codes for MAYETEDRETQYCFPAINSSCFKKLHTPTNLLILSLAVVDMLVGLVVMPIEATRLIETCWYFGDTFCRVFLTVMGLLFSASLSNMVLIAVDRFVAVCHPLLYPQKITTTKTLTIVSLCWFCSSAYNIAVVMSVSHKKYACHGECTIMITFDWTIADLFLSFLIPCTLIITLYLRIFHVAHQQVKVINSVVKCGKHITEGSVKKKTERKAALTLGIIVTVYLFCWIPFFILTITANTAMASTTAYVLLWILYINSGLNPLIYAFFYPWFKTSVKHILTFNIFHQA; via the exons ATGGCCTATGAGACAGAGGATCGTGAGACTCAATACTGCTTTCCTGCCATTAACTCATCATGT TTCAAGAAGCTTCACACTCCAACCAACCTGCTTATTCTCTCTCTGGCTGTGGTTGACATGCTTGTTGGACTTGTTGTGATGCCCATAGAGGCTACTAGGCTCATTGAAACATGTTGGTACTTTGGAGACACTTTCTGCAGAGTGTTTTTAACAGTCATGGGACTTCTCTTCTCAGCATCTCTCAGTAATATGGTTTTGATTGCTGTTGATCGTTTTGTGGCTGTGTGTCACCCTTTATTGTACCCACAGAAAATAACCACAACTAAAACATTAACTATTGTCAGTCTTTGCTGGTTTTGCTCGTCAGCATATAACATTGCAGTAGTTATGAGTGTCTCACACAAGAAATATGCATGCCATGGAGAATGTACAATTATGATTACTTTTGACTGGACAATCGCTGATCTATTCTTGTCTTTCTTGATTCCTTGTACCCTTATCATAACCTTATATTTGAGGATATTTCACGTTGCACATCAGCAGGTGAAAGTTATAAACTCTGTGGTGAAGTGTGGAAAACATATAACTGAAggttctgtgaaaaaaaaaactgaaagaaaagcTGCTCTGACATTAGGAATCATTGTCACAGTTTATCTATTTTGCTGGATTCCCTTCTTTATTTTGACTATAACAGCAAACACAGCAATGGCTTCCACCACAGCCTATGTTCTATTATGGATTTTGTATATTAACTCAGGTCTTAATCCTCTTATCTATGCTTTCTTTTACCCCTGGTTTAAAACATCAGTTAAACACATCTTAACTTTTAACATATTTCACCAAGCATAA
- the LOC127171894 gene encoding trace amine-associated receptor 13c-like codes for MFDKSIMEDNSEEIQYCFPNNNLSCFKDVKPEVEYIILYMFISLLSVFTVFLNLLVIISISHFKQLHTPTNLLILSLAVADLIVGLIVIPFMGKKCYGDCSVSFKSEHVVTDLIVTFVAPSSVIMSIYVKIFCVAKYQAKVVNSVTGVSRSQRKAAKTLGIVVMVYFMCWIPYYIVTLIEGNESTVEFNVTCWILYMNSCMNPLIYALFYKWFRISAKHIMTLKIFKPSSEFFSLFPEDK; via the coding sequence ATGTTTGACAAGAGCATCATGGAGGACAACAGTGAAGAAATTCAGTATTGCTTTCCAAACAACAATTTATCATGTTTCAAAGATGTCAAACCTGAAGTGGAGTACATCATTTTGTAcatgttcatttctttattatcagtgtttacTGTGTTTCTGAATCTGCTGGTGATCATCTCTATCTCTCACTTCAAGCAGCTGCACACTCCAACCAACCTGCTCATTCTCTCTCTGGCTGTGGCAGATCTGATTGTGGGACTAATTGTTATACCATTCATGGGCAAGAAGTGTTACGGAGACTGTTCGGTTTCTTTCAAATCTGAACATGTTGTCACAGACCTCATAGTCACTTTTGTTGCCCCTTCTTCTGTAATCATGTCTATATATGTGAAAATCTTCTGTGTTGCGAAATATCAGGCCAAAGTTGTAAATTCTGTCACTGGTGTCAGCAGGTCACAAAGAAAGGCAGCAAAAACATTGGGGATTGTGGTAATGGTTTACTTTATGTGTTGGATACCATACTATATAGTCACTCTTATTGAAGGAAATGAGTCAACTGTTGAATTTAATGTTACATGCTGGATTTTGTACATGAATTCCTGTATGAATCCACTTATTTATGCACTGTTTTATAAATGGTTTAGAATATCAGCCAAACACATAATGACTCTAAAAATTTTTAAACCATCATCAGAATTCTTTAGTCTTTTCCCAGAGGATAAATGA